A stretch of the Schistocerca serialis cubense isolate TAMUIC-IGC-003099 chromosome 2, iqSchSeri2.2, whole genome shotgun sequence genome encodes the following:
- the LOC126456019 gene encoding uncharacterized protein LOC126456019 yields the protein MWKCCMKVPKKINYSPRTVQLSVSQQTPPYAAAQLPKITATTQLPTVDPLLTALANSPSSANPREPTPVAALPGLIADSTEISPRAAKPESTEEKSSSSEVVATVVLASTNNVAPMVIQEITSESRIDLPTISEEDRGISSLPQAEEAFPASPQEDILASRMVPEPKDEASSAPRVSFAAVAEPSEQLTDKDSSPTQGEVPPARRRIQRSKKAAVRSEDFLWYHHKERRIVS from the coding sequence ATGTGGAAATGCTGCATGAAAGTACCAAAAAAAATAAATTACTCACCCAGAACAGTTCAACTTTCAGTATCTCAGCAAACACCGCCATATGCAGCAGCTCAACTTCCCAAAATTACTGCAACAACTCAACTCCCAACAGTGGACCCACTATTAACAGCATTAGCAAATTCACCATCATCAGCAAATCCAAGAGAGCCGACACCTGTGGCAGCATTACCAGGATTAATTGCTGACTCAACAGAGATTTCACCAAGGGCAGCAAAACCTGAATCAACTGAAGAAAAATCATCCTCATCAGAAGTGGTTGCAACAGTAGTACTAGCATCAACAAATAATGTTGCTCCAATGGTCATTCAAGAAATCACTTCTGAATCCAGAATAGACCTACCAACAATTTCAGAAGAAGATCGGGGGATATCATCACTCCCACAAGCAGAAGAGGCTTTCCCAGCATCACCTCAGGAAGATATACTGGCATCAAGAATGGTTCCAGAGCCAAAAGATGAAGCGTCATCAGCACCCAGAGTATCATTTGCAGCTGTTGCAGAACCATCAGAGCAGCTAACAGACAAGGATTCTTCACCAACCCAAGGAGAAGTGCCACCTGCAAGGAGAAGGATACAGAGGTCCAAAAAAGCCGCAGTTCGtagtgaggattttttatggtatCATCACAAGGAAAGGAGAATTGTATCATAA